The Podospora bellae-mahoneyi strain CBS 112042 chromosome 7, whole genome shotgun sequence genome includes a window with the following:
- a CDS encoding hypothetical protein (EggNog:ENOG503PESB) codes for MMPAQGRNTAAPSLLPPVDNEATTPFSDLFNSGFDRATIDATLQFVDRNIIIAPNGRRYRLEELPDPAPGQLPSLASTSASAPFTPPPSASPPSYQAAPTARTPPIATPAPPVASSLSSSLSFKTFATWGRSPSNANSHSHSSPRRHNPPPPPQPQPPPPQSPIHEASTMMAQLSVGSNHFGVNPLYGQSDGGVQAAEALTDPYMGVPGVAPATPRSTTASPRGSISQTQQHPPSSPQQYLEPSSQHAHHARTSSVSSGSGNPHQTRWTSPDYVGYTQQAVNASRQLPPTTTGLPSLLGESIPIVSSSPSASSLSPTLATLPTSSSYSSSNSNYLHQYYNQSHPHPRRISDPLSPPTPSPSEVEKEFYNGPGIRGHHHYPPLYHHVPTSDYVASPSVVARQPSYASFGATPTQEYGGGGEYDTLTPVVVMHPMQSTTDVVGTPGMAPSMMSSDGGSTGRDNVLPGEDLVFDGPVRSAHSLTNPIWQEGVLKVFRNNLTNDLRFHCKAPKESETYWMKSINAQLVPAYAYDQRLPNVVYIRDRESEQGPGSGYMSSSSQAGTGRPSGIYQFDKPAALFDFQARLTSQKVVLDIQSVKLVTLNKSGSREIEKYSGVRLQIWHESNEGGRRSGGGPSAEVASFVTAGTALSGPLRERLVASSSRLMVYLGRSGEYITLFITDDLDIKLEGQTIVKLKPRKGPGPFTRRVSRWPGVKAHMEKGIGSEPAGLDIHGQQGEEDVEKYDLYKTFEIEFENSPSQDNFVQKWKEVLHQRRRERQRLEQIQEEMTSTGGLHGRQARELFW; via the exons ATGATGCCAGCCCAGGGCCGTAACACAGCGGCCcccagccttcttccccccgtGGACAACGAGGCTACAACGCCTTTCTCGGacctcttcaacagcggTTTTGATCGCGCGACCATCGACGCAACCCTACAGTTTGTTGAtcgcaacatcatcatcgcaCCAAACGGCCGCCGCTACCGGTTAGAAGAGCTTCCCGATCCCGCACCAGGACAACTCCCCAGCCTAGCGTCTACTTCCGCTTCGGCCCCTTTTACACCACCTCCGTCTGCCAGTCCCCCAAGTTATCAAGCCGCTCCGACTGCAAGGACGCCGCCGATAGCAACCCCCGCGCCGCCGGTTGCCAGTTCTCTTTCGAGCTCACTCTCCTTTAAGACATTTGCGACATGGGGGAGGTCGCCGTCGAATGCCAACTCGCATTCGCACTCCTCCCCTCGAAGGCataacccaccaccaccaccacaaccacaaccaccaccgccccagaGCCCGATTCATGAAGCCAGCACGATGATGGCCCAGCTTAGCGTCGGCAGCAACCATTTTGGGGTCAACCCTTTGTACGGACAGTCAGATGGCGGGGTGCAAGCGGCCGAAGCCTTGACGGATCCCTACATGGGCGTCCCCGGAGTGGCGCCGGCAACCCCGCGAAGTACAACGGCTTCACCCAGGGGTTCCATATCGCAAACACAGCAGCACCCGCCGTCGTCACCACAGCAGTACTTGGAGCCTTCAAGCCAACATGCCCACCATGCTCGCACGTCATCCGTGTCGTCTGGGAGTGGGAACCCACATCAGACACGCTGGACCAGCCCCGATTACGTCGGCTATACGCAACAAGCAGTCAACGCCTCCCGCCAACtgccgccgacgacgactGGCCTACCATCACTCCTAGGGGAGTCAATACCAATAGTATCAAGCAGCCCATCAGCGTCATCACTCTCACCAACTCTGGCAACACTGCCTACGTCATCTTCGTACTCGTCCTCAAACTCAAACTATCTCCACCAATATTACAACCAGTCTCACCCGCATCCACGAAGGATATCAGACCCTCTATCACCCCCGACGCCATCGCCCTCAGAAGTAGAGAAGGAGTTTTACAACGGACCAGGGATTCGAGGACACCATCACTACCCGCCGCTGTATCACCATGTGCCTACATCGGATTACGTAGCATCACCGTCTGTTGTGGCAAGACAGCCGAGTTACGCTAGTTTTGGGGCAACACCAACGCAGGAAtatggcgggggaggggaatatGACACCTTgacgccggtggtggtgatgcacCCGATGCAGAGCACTACTGATGTAGTGGGAACCCCTGGAATGGCCCcgtcgatgatgtcgagCGACGGGGGGAGCACGGGGAGGGACAATGTGTTGCCAGGGGAGGACCTGGTGTTTGATGG CCCGGTCAGATCCGCCCATTCTCTCACCAACCCAATATGGCAGGAGGGCGTCTTGAAGGTCTTTAGAAATAACTTGACCAACGACCTTCGGTTCCACTGTAAAGCGCCAAAAGAGTCAGAAACATATTGGA TGAAATCCATCAATGCCCAACTCGTCCCAGCATATGCCTATGATCAACGACTCCCAAACGTGGTCTACATCCGCGATAGGGAATCAGAACAGGGCCCGGGAAGCGGGTATATGTCATCTTCTTCGCAGGCAGGAACAGGAAGACCAAGTGGGATATATCAGTTTGACAAACCGGCGGCGTTATTCGACTTTCAGGCTCGCCTGACAAGTCAGAAGGTGGTGCTTGATATCCAAAGTGTTAAGTTGGTCACGCTAAACAAAAGCGGGTCGAGGGAGATAGAGAAGTACTCAGGGGTTAGGCTGCAGATCTGGCACGAGAGTAACGAAGGTGGAAGGAGAAGTGGCGGGGGGCCATCAGCAGAAGTGGCTAGTTTTGTAACAGCTGGGACGGCGTTAAGTGGACCGTTGAGGGAGAGATTGGTAGCCAGCAGTTCAAGGCTGATGGTTTATTTGGGACGTTCGGGGGAGTACATCACTTTGTTTA TTACCGATGATTTGGATATTAAGCTGGAAGGGCAGACGATTGTGAAGTTGAAACCAAGAAAGGGGCCGGGGCCGTTTACAAGGAGGGTGTCACGGTGGCCGGGGGTGAAAG CACATATGGAAAAAGGCATAGGTTCCGAGCCTGCTGGATTAGACATCCATGGTCaacaaggggaggaagacgtGGAAAAGTACGATTTGTACAAGACTTTTGAGATTGAGTTTGAGAACTCGCCAA GTCAGGACAACTTTGTCCAAAAATGGAAAGAAGTCCTTCACCAACGGCGACGAGAACGCCAGCGATTAGAACAAATACAAGAAGAGATGACGAGCACGGGTGGTTTACATGGGCGACAAGCCAGGGAgttgttttggtga
- a CDS encoding hypothetical protein (EggNog:ENOG503P5D9; COG:K) — translation MSGEGTYAPRSPDLSSFYSSGPTPPAEQAQTQHWPPLSQSQPPSQFSPQRPHKLPPSSTYFSGQPAANQSSHHYQLHQPQPQPQSPHQQPQLATPPQALAQTVRPFKNLSDITNQPPLNTSFSGAAYPPQSQTYSTYIPQSAAPASQPASASSYTAPSPQSYQNRSWYGADNYQYRPQKPIHQQQQQQTPLHAQHYTSGAFTTQPAGFPHGLDGTVSPPESHDANHNSNNINSGNPASTMPPKRGAAARPPPPTIEPSPVKTKFPTARIKRIMQADEEVGKVAQQTPIAVGKALELFMVQMVTKSADLAREKNSKRVSAQMLKQVVEADEQWDFLREIVSRVETTEEKKGGPSKSKSAAETESEDETPEKKKRAGRRKKVA, via the coding sequence ATGTCTGGCGAGGGCACTTATGCTCCCCGGAGTCCGGATCTCTCTTCCTTCTATTCATCGGGCCCCACTCCGCCAGCGGAACAAGCACAAACCCAGCACTGGCCGCCGTTATCACAATCACAACCCCCGTCACAGTTTTCTCCGCAACGGCCACACAAGCTTCCGCCTTCAAGTACATATTTTTCaggccagccagcagcaaaccAAAGCTCTCACCATTACCaacttcatcaaccacaaccacaaccacaatcGCCTCATCAGCAACCACAGCTCGCGACACCGCCTCAGGCCTTGGCGCAAACCGTCCGACCATTCAAGAACCTCAGCGACATCACCAATCAGCCGCCCCTAAACACCAGCTTTAGCGGAGCCGCATACCCACCGCAGTCGCAGACCTACTCAACTTATATCCCCCAGTCCGCTGCTCCCGCGTCACAACCCGCTTCGGCGTCCAGTTACACAGCTCCTTCGCCGCAATCATACCAAAACCGATCGTGGTACGGCGCAGACAATTATCAGTACCGTCCACAAAAGCCGAttcatcagcaacagcagcaacagacaCCACTTCACGCGCAGCATTACACGTCCGGCGCGTTCACAACTCAACCTGCTGGCTTTCCCCACGGTCTAGACGGCACAGTCAGCCCACCGGAATCTCACGACGCgaaccacaacagcaacaacatcaactccGGCAACCCCGCAAGCACGATGCCTCCCAAACGTGGGGCAGCTGCCCgacccccacctcccaccatcGAGCCCTCGCCAGTCAAGACAAAGTTCCCAACAGCGCGGATCAAGCGCATCATGCAGGCTGACGAAGAAGTAGGCAAGGTGGCACAGCAGACGCCTATCGCGGTGGGGAAAGCTTTGGAGCTTTTTATGGTGCAAATGGTGACTAAGAGCGCGGATCTAGCCCGGGAGAAGAACTCGAAGCGAGTATCAGCACAAATGCTGAAGCAAGTCGTCGAGGCGGACGAGCAATGGGACTTTCTGAGAGAAATCGTTAGTAGGGTCGAGACgacagaagagaaaaagggagGTCCTAGCAAATCCAAGAGCGCAGCCGAGACGGAAAGCGAGGACGAGACacccgagaagaagaagagagccggcaggaggaagaaggtAGCCTGA
- a CDS encoding hypothetical protein (MEROPS:MER0033242; EggNog:ENOG503Q4KM; COG:V) yields the protein MARGPESHDLMLLLGPVSYLDCLVFCVFLAPQLIWHVGFFETVWCVLQALPFFSVKLPVGLMRERYFLPPENQSLFVQKASSFEDFVIRCVRYAFEHVPAKIGRVFFSKEVALPFMQFRLLRHGYFRCPVPWREHREESFHGIWLIKNPEEKPDFVLFYAHGGGFSMGSSYFYLEFLLTWLSELEALGYSNPAIFALEYTLVPDAAFPTQLNEAVRGYEHVLKVVQDPSLLCVSGDSAGATLILSLLLHLGSQEANGIGYGRRLPVPALAVLISPWVTLVSTRHRNTVSDYLDVKQLHQYGMQFAGGKMPEKEPLVSPGCCKDMSLWKRSSPSKGIYITYGTEEVFAPEIEDFIGTVQETVVVKSEAAVGGIHAWPVASLFLSSNVNERLGGLRTISKEIRQCIP from the exons ATGGCGCGCGGTCCAGAAAGCCATGATCTGATGCTGCTCCTCGGACCCGTATCATATTTAGACTGCTTGGTCTTTTGCGTCTTCTTGGCTCCCCAGCTGATATGGCACGTTGGATTCTTCGAGACAGTCTGGTGCGTGCTTCAAGCACTGCCGTTCTTTT CGGTGAAGCTACCTGTTGGGCTTATGAGAGAAAGATACTTTTTACCTCCTGAAAATCAGTCTCTGTTCGTCCAGAAGGCCTCATCGTTTGAGGATTTTGTGATTCGCTGTGTCCGGTACGCATTCGAACATGTCCCTGCAAAAATCGGTAgggtcttcttctccaaggAGGTTGCGCTTCCGTTTATGCAGTTCCGGCTGTTGCGACATGGCTATTTTAGGTGTCCTGTTCCGTGGAGGGAACATCGCGAG GAGTCCTTCCATGGCATCTGGCTGATCAAAAATCCGGAAGAGAAGCCCGACTTTGTGCTATTCTACGCTCATG GTGGTGGATTTTCGATGGGGTCGTCGTACTTCTATCTCGAATTTCTCCTAACCTGGTTATCGGAGCTGGAGGCTCTGGGCTACAGTAACCCGGCCATATTTGCGTTGGAGTACACACTAGTGCCAGACGCTGCATTTCCAACCCAGCTCAACGAGGCTGTACGGGGCTACGAGCATGTGCTGAAGGTGGTGCAAGATCCCTCACTCCTCTGTGTCAGTGGTGATTCTGCAGGTGCGACTCTGATCCTCagtttgctgctgcatctAGGTAGCCAAGAGGCAAACGGCATCGGGTATGGGCGTCGACTCCCGGTGCCTGCCTTGGCCGTCCTCATTTCACCGTGGGTGACGCTCGTTTCCACACGGCACCGGAATACCGTCAGCGACTATCTTGACGTGAAACAACTGCATCAGTACGGAATGCAGTTTGCAGGCGGGAAAATGCCAGAGAAAGAGCCGTTAGTATCGCCGGGGTGTTGCAAAGACATGAGTTTGTGGAAGCGGTCTTCCCCGTCAAAGGGGATTTATATAACGTATGGCACCGAGGAGGTGTTTGCCCCGGAAATCGAAGACTTCATCGGTACCGTGCAGGAGACGGTCGTTGTCAAGAGCGAAGCTGCTGTCGGCGGCATTCACGCCTGGCCCGTTGCCTCATTATTCCTTTCGAGCAATGTAAATGAGCGACTTGGTGGACTGAGAACTATAAGCAAGGAGATTAGACAGTGTATTCCTTGA
- a CDS encoding hypothetical protein (EggNog:ENOG503NUTT; COG:G; BUSCO:EOG09261HZD), translating into MTDNGPLYLGFDLSTQQLKAIVIQSDLSIVSSAKVDFDQDFGAKYKIKKGVLVNEQEGEVFAPVALWLESLDLVLRRLQEQNTPLNCIKGISGSCQQHGSVYWSHEAEQLLGGLTADKSLVDQLAGAFSHPFAPNWQDHSTQHECDKFEETMGTAERLAQATGSAAHHRFTGTQIMRLRHKLPQMYTSTSRISLVSSFLASLFLGSIAPMDISDVCGMNLWDIPSNNWSSPLLDLASGGSPDDLRAKLGEVRQDGGGSMGNVSSYFVNKYNFSPDCGVAPFTGDNPATILALPLRPLDAIVSLGTSTTFLMSTPVYKPDPSYHFFNHPTTPGQYMFMLCYKNGGLAREKVRDVLPSSESGDVWENFNKHALETAPLDVRKEGDRAKLGLYFYLPEIVPNIKAGTWRYTCDANSGEGLEEVKEPWAKETDARAIIESQALSMRLRSQKLVTAPREGLPAQPGRVYLVGGGSLNPAITRVLGDVLGGADGVYKLDVGGNACALGGAYKAVWAFERGDGEAFDELIGKRWKEEGAIQRVDEGYKKGVFEKYGNVLGAFEKMEEEILKVAKNT; encoded by the exons ATGACCGACAACGGACCCCTTTACCTGGGGTTTGACCTCTCAACCCAACAGCTCAAAG CCATCGTCATTCAATCCGACCTCTCCAtcgtctcctccgccaaagTCGACTTCGACCAGGACTTTGGCGCCAAATACAAGATCAAAAAGGGCGTCCTCGTCAACGAACAAGAAGGCGAGGTCTTTGCCCCCGTAGCCCTCTGGCTCGAGTCCCTCGACCTTGTCCTCCGGCGTCTCCAAGAGCAAAACACACCCCTGAACTGCATCAAGGGCATCAGCGGCTCCTGCCAACAACACGGTAGCGTCTACTGGAGCCATGAAGCCGAGCAGCTCCTCGGCGGTTTAACCGCGGACAAGTCCCTTGTTGACCAACTCGCGGGAGCCTTCTCACACCCCTTCGCCCCCAACTGGCAAGATCACAGCACCCAGCATGAGTGCGACAAGTTTGAGGAGACAATGGGGACGGCAGAGAGGTTGGCTCAGGCCACGGGGAGCGCGGCGCATCAT CGCTTCACCGGCACCCAAATCATGCGCCTCCGCCACAAGCTCCCCCAAATGtacacctccacctcccgcatctccctcgtctcctccttcctcgcctccctcttcctcggctcCATCGCGCCCATGGACATCTCCGACGTCTGCGGGATGAACCTATGGgacatcccctccaacaactgGTCATCCCCCCTTCTCGACCTCGCCTCGGGTGGCTCGCCCGATGACCTCAGAGCTAAACTCGGCGAGGTAAGAcaagacggcggcggcagcatgGGCAATGTGTCCTCTTATTTCGTAAACAAGTACAACTTCTCCCCCGACTGCGGGGTGGCCCCTTTTACGGGTGACAACCCCGCCACGATTCTGGCCTTGCCGTTGAGGCCGCTGGATGCGATTGTCAGTCTGGGAACTAGCACGACATTCTTGATGAGCACGCCGGTTTACAAGCCGGATCCGAGCTATCACTTTTTTAATCACCCGACCACGCCGGGGCAGTACATGTTTATGTTGTGCTACAAGAATGGGGGTTTGGCTAGAGAAAAAGTGCGTGACGTACTACCTAGTTCTGAGTCTGGAGATGTCTGGGAGAACTTTAACAAGCACGCGCTCGAGACAGCGCCGTTGGATGTGCGAAAGGAGGGAGATAGGGCAAAGCTGGGGTTGTACTTTTACCTGCCCGAGATTGTACCGAACATCAAGGCTGGTACGTGGAGGTATACATGTGACGCCAactcgggggaggggttggaggaggtaaAGGAGCCCTGGGCCAAGGAGACGGACGCGAGGGCGATTATTGAGAGTCAGGCTTTGAGtatgaggttgaggagtcAGAAGTTGGTGACGGcgccgagggaggggttgccgGCGCAGCCAGGGAGGGTTTAtttggttggaggagggagtttgaACCCTGCTATTACGCGGGTGCTGGGGGATGTGCTGGGGGGAGCGGATGGGGTTTACAAGTTGGATGTCGGGGGGAATGCGTGCGCGTTGGGGGGTGCGTATAAGGCTGTTTGGGCGtttgagaggggggatggggaggcgTTTGATGAGTTGAttgggaagaggtggaaggaggagggggcgattcagagggtggatgagggttacaaaaagggggtgttTGAAAAGTATGGGAATGTGTTGGGAGCTtttgagaagatggaggaggagattttgaAAGTTGCGAAGAATACGTAG
- a CDS encoding hypothetical protein (EggNog:ENOG503NUAE; COG:S), which yields MRSSPTPWRNSPALGLVLLGLYATAVVSSGSISETPAVTAPSVTTTAIVTTPTAPATAALSVTSPGVCEFKTINYITHTLPQQCLRSAWTSPKPAATAVVESTAAETVTVSITSVVNNATQQEQAAGTEQKEEEESVAFMSFEEWKEMMLRKSGQDPANIKKAQKQHHGDHHKPDREPGLNSDNMDSLGNDGEILDFDALTEKFTEITSSSSGDAVAEASKEVQEEQILYDDNKTPYYRSKDAGKTCKERFSFSSFDAGATILKTSPGAKNAKAILVENKDTYMLLECHRKNKFVIVELSDDILVDTVVLANFEFFSSMIRKFRVSASDRYPVKLDKWVDLGTFEARNARDIQPFLVEHPQIYTKYIRIEFLSHYGNEYYCPVSLLRVHGTRMLDSWKEPREDDEPEQIEGSSTQEVVPEIQEPPSEPTSVMESEQANDTKEASPDTIDIDTGSSPWQPYDSHFVLETCAMRSTTTSDPTPASGPDGAEKHSNSTSKADAGPEKAVPADKAKETPKAEKIFPSPVTGDTATGQGQPNAAPPASNPPPQPDSGDNANTGNHQDNQKKPPNRASDTSPDTTPSQGSAKTPGKEGEKPSNATRSKTTPTSGHPSSSPTVQESFFKQVNKRLQHLESNTSLSLQYIEEQSRFLQEVLRTMERKQLTRVDSFLNTLNQTVFSELRHVRTQYDQMWQSTVIALETQREQSDRQIVALTTRLNVLADEVVFQKRMAIFQSVLILSCLVLVIFTNRGGSDSSFLPPSLSRDPSSAAAAYYRRYAAGFMSNGARSETASPPPISPVPGSSHFDSIHHRMNFSPSPPSASSSSAATLAASALPRQIYSPTGIHKRPVPAHREKSLPMIPPLTPESSREGTPAIHISNHGSPPDDQDELGSNNNNKLQPLLEGIREESPSPSPSPSPSPGETATQRRRRQQQLHQPSTSSLLSLSSTDYHEISSIETNGEDGGKERTRSSPEVEGQESEGEEDDQENVSQDRRGARKPLPALPDGPN from the coding sequence ATGCGATCTTCACCAACACCTTGGAGAAATTCACCTGCACTGGGACTAGTGTTACTGGGACTCTACGCAACAGCTGTTGTCTCCAGTGGATCTATTTCCGAAACGCCAGCCGTAACGGCCCCATCCGTAACGACGACGGCGATAGTCACGACACCCACGGCGCCCGCGACGGCAGCTCTATCTGTCACTTCCCCCGGAGTCTGCGAATTCAAGACTATCAACTACATCACACATACCCTCCCGCAACAATGCTTGCGCTCAGCATGGACGAGCCCAAAACCGGCCGCTACAGCCGTCGTCGAAAGCACAGCTGCCGAAACGGTCACTGTCAGTATCACATCAGTTGTCAATAATGCGACACAGCAAGAGCAGGCAGCCGGTACCGAacaaaaggaggaagaggaatcGGTGGCCTTCATGTCATTTGAAGAGTGGAAAGAGATGATGCTGCGCAAGTCAGGCCAGGATCccgccaacatcaagaaggcacaaaaacaacaccacgGAGATCACCACAAGCCCGACCGTGAACCGGGACTCAACAGCGACAACATGGACAGCCTGGGCAACGATGGAGAAATACTGGACTTTGACGCCCTCACGGAGAAATTCACCGAGATcacgtcctcctcttctggggATGCTGTGGCTGAAGCCAGCAAAGAGGTACAGGAAGAACAAATCCTCTATGACGATAACAAAACACCATACTACCGGAGTAAGGACGCTGGAAAGACATGCAAGGAGAGGTTCTCGTTCTCATCATTCGATGCGGGTGCTACTATCCTCAAAACAAGCCCTGGTGCTAAGAACGCTAAGGCCATCCTGGTGGAAAACAAGGACACATATATGCTACTCGAGTGCCATCGGAAAAACAAGTTTGTCATTGTCGAGCTGAGTGATGATATCCTTGTTGACACAGTCGTGTTGGCGAATTTTGAGTTCTTTTCCAGCATGATTCGAAAGTTCCGGGTCAGCGCCAGTGATCGATACCCCGTGAAGTTGGACAAGTGGGTGGACTTGGGCACCTTTGAGGCTCGAAATGCTCGAGATATTCAGCCTTTTCTGGTTGAACATCCTCAGATCTACACCAAGTACATCCGTATCGAGTTTCTGAGCCACTATGGAAACGAGTATTATTGCCCAGTCTCACTGCTACGTGTTCATGGAACGAGGATGTTGGATAGTTGGAAAGAGCCcagagaggatgatgagccgGAGCAAATTGAAGGGTCTTCCACTCAGGAGGTTGTTCCCGAGATCCAAGAGCCCCCTTCAGAGCCGACTTCGGTCATGGAGAGTGAGCAGGCCAACGATACAAAGGAGGCTTCTCCAGATACAATAGACATTGATACAGGCTCATCTCCCTGGCAACCATACGACAGCCACTTTGTGCTTGAGACCTGCGCAATGCGTTCGACTACGACAAGTGATCCGACACCTGCTTCGGGACCAGATGGTGCCGAAAAACACAGCAACTCAACTTCCAAAGCTGACGCCGGGCCCGAAAAAGCAGTACCAGCagacaaggccaaggagacaCCAAAGGCCGAAAAGATCTTCCCCTCTCCGGTGACAGGAGACACGGCCACTGGTCAAGGCCAACCAAACGCTGCACCCCCAGCGtccaaccctccacctcagccaGATAGCGGTGACAATGCCAACACGGGAAACCACCAGGATAACCAAAAGAAGCCGCCAAACCGTGCCAGTGACACCTCCCCCGACACCACCCCATCTCAAGGCTCAGCAAAAACCCCAGGCAAAGAAGGCGAAAAACCCTCCAACGCAACCCGCAGCAAGACAACTCCCACCTCAGGgcatccctcctcctcccccaccgtccAAGAATCATTCTTCAAACAAGTCAACAAGcgcctccaacacctcgaatccaacacctccctctccctccagtACATAGAAGAGCAATCCCGCTTCCTCCAAGAAGTCCTCCGCACCATGGAGCGCAAACAGCTCACCCGGGTGGACTCCTTTCTTAACACCCTCAACCAAACCGTCTTTTCCGAGCTCCGCCACGTCAGGACCCAGTACGACCAAATGTGGCAGTCGACCGTCATTGCCCTGGAAACGCAGAGAGAACAATCCGACCGCCAAATCgtcgccctcaccacccgcctcAACGTTCTCGCCGATGAGGTAGTGTTTCAAAAGCGCATGGCGATCTTCCAGTCAGTGCTGATATTATCCTGCCTGGTTCTCGTAATCTTCACCAACCGCGGCGGTAGCGACTCATCCTTCCTGCCCCCATCCCTATCCCGTGACCCGTCCTCCGCGGCAGCGGCATATTACCGGCGATACGCAGCAGGGTTCATGTCCAACGGTGCCAGGTCCGAAactgcctccccaccacctatCTCCCCCGTGCCGGGGAGTAGTCATTTTGATTCTATTCACCACAGGATGAACttttccccttcaccaccatccgcctcgtcgtcgtctgctGCTACTCTTGCGGCGTCTGCGCTCCCGAGACAGATTTACTCCCCTACCGGCATTCATAAACGACCTGTTCCAGCTCATAGGGAGAAATCCCTCCCAATGATCCCGCCTTTAACTCCAGAGTCGAGTCGGGAAGGGACACCAGCTATTCACATCTCTAATCACGGCTCTCCCCCTGATGACCAGGATGAGCTGGGTAGtaataacaacaacaagttGCAGCCGCTGCTGGAGGGGATAAGGGAGGAGTCACCGTCTCCTTCACCGTCGCCCTCGCCATCACCCGGAGAGACGGCCACgcagcggaggaggaggcagcagcagcttcaccAGCCGTCTACCTCGTCGCTCTTGTCGCTGTCGTCGACGGACTACCATGAGATCTCGTCCATCGAGACgaatggggaggatggtgggaaGGAAAGGACGCGGTCGTCACCAGAGGTTGAAGGACAAGAATCGGAAGGCGAAGAGGACGACCAAGAGAACGTGTCACAAGACAGGAGGGGGGCTAGGAAGCCGCTTCCTGCGTTGCCAGACGGTCCAAACTGA